Proteins encoded together in one Candidatus Schekmanbacteria bacterium window:
- a CDS encoding MBL fold metallo-hydrolase, producing MNITIHHGTHEIGGSCVEISSGENRIVIDIGMPLVEESGERFDSKICKTLSPSELVKEKILPDIKGIYKSNKGDKPIDWLFISHSHIDHYGIYTFLRDDIYYYVGEKAKKLIDLTTLFLNFNGDINKCTYLESGKEIKVGNFTITLYLMDHTAFDAYGFLIECEGKKIFYSGDFREHERKGKAFDYFLSKVPENIDALLLEGSLVGSERSITKSEEDIENDIVKTINNTDKIVFGVSSSQNIDRLVSFFKAARRTKRLFVSDVYTSNVLAEIGGKTIPHTSKGYGNIRVYFFPQYTCNKLVKKKREKMIYKFYPYKISMAEISENPGNIVMMVRMSMVRELSLIKGIEGASVIYSMWNGYLEENSSKRFIDFMEEKNMQLIKHHTSGHATIATLEKFVKKTKPKMIIPIHTFSLDKYAGIFPSEKVISVNDRELITS from the coding sequence ATGAACATTACCATTCATCACGGTACTCATGAAATTGGCGGTTCCTGTGTTGAAATATCAAGCGGTGAAAACAGAATAGTAATCGATATAGGAATGCCTCTTGTTGAAGAATCAGGAGAGAGATTCGATTCAAAAATTTGCAAGACATTATCGCCATCTGAACTAGTAAAAGAAAAAATACTTCCAGACATAAAAGGCATATACAAGTCTAATAAAGGGGACAAACCGATTGACTGGTTGTTTATTTCCCATTCCCATATCGACCACTACGGAATCTATACTTTTCTGCGTGATGATATATATTACTATGTTGGCGAAAAGGCAAAAAAACTTATTGATTTAACAACTTTGTTTCTTAATTTTAACGGAGATATAAACAAATGCACTTATCTTGAAAGCGGCAAAGAGATTAAGGTCGGCAACTTCACTATCACTCTGTATTTAATGGACCATACCGCATTTGATGCCTATGGCTTTTTGATTGAATGTGAAGGTAAGAAAATATTTTATTCAGGTGATTTCAGAGAACACGAAAGGAAGGGAAAGGCATTTGATTATTTTCTTAGCAAAGTTCCAGAAAATATAGACGCACTTCTTCTTGAAGGTTCGTTGGTAGGGAGTGAAAGGAGCATAACTAAGTCGGAAGAGGATATCGAGAATGACATAGTCAAGACTATAAACAACACTGATAAAATCGTCTTTGGCGTTTCAAGTTCGCAGAATATAGACAGGTTAGTCTCATTCTTCAAGGCGGCGCGCAGGACAAAGCGGCTTTTTGTGAGCGATGTTTACACGTCGAATGTGCTTGCTGAAATAGGAGGAAAAACCATTCCTCATACTTCAAAGGGGTATGGCAATATCAGAGTCTATTTTTTCCCACAATATACCTGCAATAAACTTGTGAAGAAAAAAAGGGAAAAAATGATTTACAAATTTTACCCTTATAAAATCTCTATGGCGGAAATTTCAGAAAACCCCGGAAACATTGTGATGATGGTGAGGATGTCAATGGTGCGTGAGCTTTCTCTTATTAAAGGGATAGAAGGCGCGTCGGTCATTTACTCCATGTGGAACGGTTATCTCGAGGAAAATTCATCAAAAAGATTCATTGATTTTATGGAAGAAAAAAATATGCAATTAATCAAACATCACACAAGCGGGCACGCAACTATTGCCACTCTTGAGAAGTTCGTAAAGAAGACCAAGCCCAAGATGATTATTCCTATTCACACATTCAGTCTGGATAAATATGCCGGGATTTTTCCTTCAGAAAAAGTGATTTCCGTAAATGATAGAGAATTGATAACGAGTTAA